In Metarhizium brunneum chromosome 3, complete sequence, a genomic segment contains:
- the alnA_1 gene encoding Highly reducing polyketide synthase alnA codes for MTYGEWRRALVPKTRGSRNLLAQLWPGDEPFFILPSSITGIIGNTAQSNYAAGKTFEDALSQHAHHHLGIRATGIDFGDLENYLHRYQHGWNVLQTILEELRLAPMAVMRGTAANGQPVPAQFVLGLGNKVVYKSGSTGFELDAMESLAYATKEESVDDTLKKATSFAEAAATLELSLRKQIAISIGVHSDQVDVQRPLPEFGGKYCYSLTAVKIRNRTLKEMRSEISVFELLSSTPMADLAVKIASRSELPSDARLETMVSVHFMFQVIVEK; via the exons ATGACGTACGGCGAGTGGCGTCGGGCCCTTGTACCGAAAACGCGTGGTTCTCGCAACCTCCTCGCTCAGCTGTGGCCGGGTGACGAGCCTTTCTTCATTCTACCTTCTTCGATTACGGGCATTATTGGAAACACTGCTCAGTCAAATTATGCGGCGGGCAAGACATTTGAAGATGCACTGTCTCAACACGCACACCATCATCTCGGCATTCGCGCCACTGGCATCGAC TTTGGTGATTTGGAAAACTACCTCCATAGATATCAGCACGGCTGGAACGTCCTGCAGACCATCCTTGAAGAGCTTCGACTTGCTCCGATGGCGGTAATGCGTGGAACGGCGGCCAATGGCCAACCCGTTCCTGCCCAGttcgtcctcggccttggaaACAAGGTGGTGTACAAGTCTGGCAGCACGGGATTTGAGCTTGACGCGATGGAAAGCTTGGCCTACGC caccaaagaagaaagtGTTGACGACACGCTCAAGAAAGCAACGTCTTTTGCGGAGGCGGCTGCCACTTTGGAGTTGAGCTTGAGGAAACAAATTGCCATTTCTATCGGCGTTCATTCTGACCAGGTGGATGTTCAACGACCTCTGCCTGAGTTTGGCGGCAAGTATTG TTACTCCTTGACGGCCGTCAAGATTCGCAACAGGACTCTCAAGGAGATGAGGAGCGAAATTTCGGTGTTTGAGCTGTTGAGCTCTACGCCAATGGCAGATTTGGCAGTCAAGATTGCATCACGAAGTGAGCTTCCCTCAGATGCGAGACTTGAGACAATGGTCTCAGTGCATTTTATGTTTCAAGTGATTGTTGAGAAATAG
- the ustO_1 gene encoding Pyridoxamine 5'-phosphate oxidase family protein ustO — translation MVHFYDSIPESLQKWALEQPLFFTATAPFHGRHINLSPKGLTSTTFHIFDGNHVAYIDTAGSGVETISHIYENGRVTIMFCSIDSKPRIMRLFCTGTVVERNDARFAKLLDDMGKTPVAGTRAVILLQVRKVSIPDFSLADSDDTKRE, via the coding sequence ATGGTTCATTTTTACGATTCTATACCCGAAAGCCTGCAAAAATGGGCTCTGGAACAGCCTCTCTTCttcacggcgacggcgccctTCCATGGTCGGCACATTAATCTGTCGCCCAAAGGGCTCACCTCGACGACATTTCACATCTTTGACGGAAATCACGTAGCTTACATCGATACCGCCGGATCCGGGGTCGAAACAATCTCCCACATCTACGAGAACGGACGGGTCACCATCATGTTCTGCAGTATTGACAGCAAGCCACGAATCATGCGGCTGTTCTGCACTGGCACAGTCGTCGAGAGAAATGACGCCCGATTTGCAAAACTTTTGGATGATATGGGAAAGACGCCCGTAGCAGGCACCAGAGCTGTGATTCTGCTTCAAGTGCGAAAGGTGAGCATACCCGATTTCAGCTTGGCAGACTCGGATGACACGAAGAGGGAGTAA
- the alnA_0 gene encoding Highly reducing polyketide synthase alnA: MCLQFSLPPRHQHLEHNAAIAQFFPSTCVSSKVKERISSIREIVSAADYLLWVTRGYILKAFAAGAEFAPSQGLLGVLRNEYALTTSSYTSPGLVVHYRVRNMQKWSSLNLGGGIHVPRAVNEPGVNDKLQPASGAPRLVRKSLGNIYSSSKITISPEGDRCLASEYGSSQYVKDAKETGAQVEEAAGTMSRCSSEVDPFHVGLPVVVLETEASKTVVRVCERRVAVNPSSLSSQDAVTMPMAFVTAQYCLPDVSSVRWGSTVLVNSAGSALG, translated from the exons ATGTGTTTACAATTTTCTCTACCACCACGACATCAACATCTTGAACACAATGCTGCCATAGCACAGTTCTTCCCGAGTACATGTGTGAGCTCCAAAGTGAAGGAGAGGATTTCCAGCATTCGAGAAATCGTCTCCGCTGCCGATTATCTTCTCTGGGTCACTAGAGGATACATCTTGAAGGCCTTCGCTGCTGGGGCAGAGTTCGCCCCTTCACAAGGACTGTTGGGAGTTCTCCGCAACGAGTATGCCCTCACTACCAGCTCCTATACCTCACCTGGACTGGTCGTCCAC TATCGCGTGAGAAATATGCAGAAATGGAGTTCGCTGAACCTGGGGGGGGGAATCCATGTTCCTCGTGCTGTGAACGAACCTGGAGTTAATGACAAACTCCAACCAGCATCTGGGGCACCGAGGCTCGTGAGGAAAAGCCTCGGCAATATCTATTCTTCCTCAAAGATTACTATTTCACCGGAAGGAGATAGATGTCTCGCTTCTGAGTATGGCTCTAGCCAATATGTAAAGGACGCCAAAGAGACTGGAGCTCAGGTTGA AGAAGCTGCTGGGACCATGTCCCGATGTAGCTCCGAGGTCGACCCCTTCCATGTTGGCCTGCCGGTCGTTGTCCTTGAAACCGAAGCCAGCAAGACGGTTGTTCGAGTTTGTGAGAGACGTGTAGCGGTCAACCCCTCTAGCTTGTCATCACAGGACGCCGTGACAATGCCAATGGCCTTCGTCACCGCGCAGTACTGCCTCCCCGATGTCTCTTCTGTTCGCTGGGGCTCTACGGTTCTCGTGAACTCGGCAGGCAGTGCTTTGGGATAG
- the nphp3_0 gene encoding Nephrocystin-3 — MARLSLTYHGQGRQPEAETLGLQVMELRKKVLGPEHHHTLTSTSNLASIYYDGGQFAKAEELLLQVLAMRIKVLGMEHHHTLTCMEQLAAMYRKQGRLMESEDLESQVSEARNKAFPVRVHLDVPIFNPNRPDWDSTWREDINFAPYREQVLWELDKQVAADLVVYLPPATLAPISLLEFGLSAQVPGKGIAIAPEGYSKRANVQIVCQKFGIEFLDTMDRVHEMVIDKLHLNQ, encoded by the exons ATGGCCCGCCTGTCATTGACgtatcatggccaaggcagacAGCCCGAGGCAGAGACGTTGGGTCTGCAGGTGATGGAGTTGCGCAAGAAGGTCCTCGGGCCAGAACACCATCATACCCTGACAAGTACGAGTAATCTTGCATCGATTTACTATGATGGCGGGCAGTTTGCCAAGGCGGAGGAACTGTTGTTACAGGTATTGGCGATGCGCATCAAAGTACTGGGCATGGAACACCATCACACGCTTACATGTATGGAGCAACTAGCAGCCATGTATAGAAAGCAAGGAAGACTGATGGAGTCTGAGGACCTGGAGTCACAAGTATCAGAGGCTCGAAACAAGGCC TTCCCAGTTCGAGTCCATCTCGACGTGCCCATTTTCAACCCCAACCGCCCGGACTGGGACAGCACATGGCGCGAGGACATCAATTTTGCTCCATATCGCGAGCAAGTCCTGTGGGAGCTCGACAAGCAAGTCGCGGCCGACCTTGTGGTGTACCTGCCCCCGGCTACGCTGGCTCCGATAAGTCTTTTAGAATTCGGTCTTTCCGCGCAGGTCCCGGGCAAGGGCATCGCCATAGCGCCCGAGGGATATTCCAAAAGGGCCAACGTGCAAATCGTTTGCCAAAAGTTTGGCATCGAGTTCCTCGATACGATGGACCGAGTACACGAGATGGTGATTGACAAGCTGCATTTGAATCAGTGA
- the fex-1 gene encoding Fluoride export protein 1, with amino-acid sequence MAGDTHKLRDDELTPTTAIANSPDAPNTASHGPTTTMDNNASASATAEKRVSRSKSRRRRASAVEEENYSIPDAYLNLDELAAPCPVENVTDGPVYRHSSLEVARSHEREWRTRRSQQLPEGPLEAEEEARKGNVSQLLTQLYTLSYLVFFSLMGTLARLGLSALTHYVDTPVIFTTIWANFGGSLIIGFLAEDRMLFRHEWGTPTYDQTLARAKGRSDEESASTAGSASGIDLAAAKKEHLATKKTIPLYIGLATGFCGSFTSFSTFIRDVFLAMSNDIVAPGFGTEAQSRNGGYSFMAMLAVIITTVGLSLAALVFGAHLAIATERIIPSIPFPITRRVLDPLFVLLGWGCWLGAVLMSIFPPHDQWRGKATFALVFAPLGCLARFYLAIYLNGKIAAFPLGTFAANVIGTAVLGMAWDIAHVQSGGIIGCQVLQGVEDGFCGCLTTVSTWVAELNSLRRRNAYVYGATSIVVSFAVMVLIMGGLRWTDGWSVLMC; translated from the coding sequence ATGGCGGGTGACACGCACAAGCTGCGCGACGACGAGTTGACACCAaccaccgccatcgccaactcGCCCGACGCGCCCAACACGGCCTCACATGGTCCAACAACAACCATGGACAACAACGCCTCTGCCTCAGCAACCGCAGAAAAGAGGGTTAGCCGCTCCAAGTCTCGACGCCGAAGAGCCTCTGCTGTAGAAGAGGAGAATTACTCCATCCCCGACGCCTATCTCAACCTCGACGAACTCGCGGCTCCTTGCCCTGTTGAAAACGTCACCGACGGCCCCGTCTACCGTCATTCGAGCTTAGAAGTCGCACGTAGCCACGAGAGAGAGTGGCGTACAAGACGATCGCAGCAACTGCCCGAGGGACCGCTCGAAgcggaagaagaagctcgcAAGGGAAATGTATCCCAACTTCTCACCCAGCTATACACCCTATCATACCTGGTCTTCTTCTCATTGATGGGCACGCTCGCGCGACTGGGCCTGTCGGCTCTTACTCATTACGTCGATACTCCCGTGATATTTACCACAATTTGGGCCAACTTCGGGGGCAGCCTCATCATAGGTTTCCTCGCTGAAGATCGAATGCTGTTTCGCCATGAATGGGGCACACCGACATACGACCAGACCCTCGCGCGTGCAAAGGGGCGGAGTGACGAGGAGAGCGCGTCTACGGCGGGATCGGCGTCTGGGATTGATCTCGCGGCCGCAAAGAAAGAACACCTTGCCACCAAAAAGACGATACCTCTGTACATTGGGTTGGCGACTGGTTTTTGCGGAAGCTTTACCAGCTTTTCAACCTTTATCCGCGATGTTTTCCTGGCCATGTCGAATGACATTGTCGCGCCGGGATTCGGGACCGAGGCTCAAAGCCGAAACGGGGGCTACTccttcatggccatgttggcagtcATCATTACCACCGTGGGACTGTCGCTGGCAGCGCTAGTCTTTGGTGCACACCTTGCCATCGCAACGGAGCGCATCATCCCTTCGATACCCTTCCCGATTACGCGGAGAGTCCTGGATCCGCTGTTTGTCCTGCTGGGGTGGGGATGCTGGCTGGGTGCCGTGCTCATGTCCATCTTCCCCCCGCATGATCAGTGGCGTGGGAAAGCCACATTTGCCCTGGTCTTCGCGCCTCTTGGGTGCCTGGCGAGATTCTACCTCGCCATCTACTTGAATGGTAAAATCGCCGCGTTTCCTCTGGGGACGTTTGCCGCCAACGTCATTGGCACGGCTGTACTGGGCATGGCATGGGATATTGCCCACGTTCAGAGCGGCGGCATCATTGGGTGTCAGGTTCTGCAGGGCGTCGAGGATGGATTCTGCGGCTGCTTGACGACGGTGTCGACGTGGGTCGCGGAGCTGAACAGTTTGAGGAGGAGAAACGCCTACGTATATGGCGCGACGAGCATCGTCGTCTCGTTCGCCGTCATGGTGCTGATTATGGGAGGGTTGAGGTGGACCGACGGCTGGTCTGTCTTGATGTGCTAG
- the BOT4 gene encoding Cytochrome P450 monooxygenase BOT4: MVLLQLEAMWQSDTIKHMRLLTWYHWFLFATIAWIGQSIYRLKFHPLRRFPGPRIAACSSLYFLYWIYHGTFPQHCERLFDHYKSDVLRVAPNQLVFRTPQSLKDIVGRHDVYRGDFALRVIGFTSQNVSNIRDPAAHKRKRKLMNPGFSNVTLAKQEPALVVPLVNKLVDAVAAKAGTKINMSNYFDCVTSDIIGLLSFGADFGMMQDPVSHPFLHVLPNALRMSVIAQCIPEIFRLLSFLFRHGPPFIVPKTFTGVADFAARHMRQRAQRDRDGVATDRNDIMSIIVDGTANVKDDNLRMDNNEMLGEATTLVTGGGDTVATALTVTMWNLGRNTKVLAELQDQVRSAFASCEEITSRDVASKIPMIDAVLNESMRTNPVLPGPMWRRTDAPIVVAGHVVPGGTEVGVMRLSVFQHKDAFHKPKEWIPERWLRNLGDHLEAFQPFGVGPRTCIGRYIAMVEMRLILTKLLWKFDWELLTKDYDNPEYVVLYRSPLWMKPSLRKDSMAERPAQIHKPS, translated from the exons ATGGTACTTCTACAATTGGAAGCTATGTGGCAGTCCGACACAATCAAGCACATGAGGCTATTGACTTGGTATCACTGGTTTCTATTCGCAACAATC GCATGGATTGGCCAATCAATATATCGCCTCAAATTCCACCCATTACGCCGGTTTCCCGGTCCTAGAATCGCAGCCTGCTCTTCATTGTATTTTCTATACTGGATATACCACGGTACATTTCCTCAACACTGCGAACGACTCTTCGACCACTACAAATCCGATGTGCTCCGCGTAGCACCCAACCAACTCGTCTTTCGAACACCCCAATCTCTCAAAGACATCGTCGGACGCCATGACGTGTACCGAGGCGATTTCGCCCTTCGAGTCATTGGCTTCACGTCACAGAACGTCAGCAACATCAGAGATCCCGCCGCCCACAAGAGGAAACGAAAGCTGATGAACCCCGGCTTCTCCAACGTGACGCTCGCCAAGCAAGAACCTGCGCTTGTCGTGCCACTGGTGAACAAGCTGGTGGACGCGGTTGCAGCCAAGGCAGGCACCAAGATCAACATGTCGAATTACTTTGATTGCGTGACTTCCGACATTATTGGGCTCTTGTCGTTTGGCGCCGACTTTGGAATGATGCAAGATCCGGTGTCACACCCGTTTCTTCACGTCCTGCCCAATGCACTCCGCATGTCTGTCATTGCGCAGTGCATCCCCGAGATATTCCGGCTGCTGTCGTTTTTATTTCGACACGGGCCCCCATTCATTGTGCCGAAGACATTTACAGGGGTGGCCGATTTTGCCGCTCGGCACATGCGCCAGCGCGCTCAGCGCGACCGTGATGGGGTCGCCACGGATCGAAACGACATCATGAGTATCATTGTCGACGGGACGGCCAATGTCAAGGATGACAACCTGAGAATGGACAATAACGAAATGCTCGGCGAAGCCACTACCCTCGTTACGGGCGGCGGAGATACAGTGGCAACCGCCTTGACAGTCACCATGTGGAATCTGGGGCGAAACACGAAAGTGTTGGCAGAGCTGCAAGATCAAGTCCGATCAGCGTTTGCTTCCTGCGAGGAGATTACTTCGAGGGACGTTGCGAGCAAAATCCCCATGATCGACGCGGTGTTGAATGAATCCATGAGAACTAACCCGGTTCTGCCCGGCCCCATGTGGCGTCGGACTGATGCTCCGATCGTGGTCGCTGGCCATGTAGTTCCTGGAGGCACAGAAGTTGGTGTCATGCGACTGTCTGTGTTTCAGCACAAAGATGCCTTCCACAAACCCAAGGAATGGATTCCCGAGAGGTGGTTGAGGAACTTGGGTGACCATCTGGAAGCATTCCAACCCTTTGGAGTTGGCCCTCGGACGTGCATCGGCCGATATATCGCCATGGTGGAGATGAGATTAATCCTTACAAAGCTGTTGTGGAAGTTTGACTGGGAACTGCTTACAAAAGACTACGATAACCCGGAATATGTCGTGCTCTATAGATCGCCGCTCTGGATGAAACCGTCTTTGCGGAAGGACTCAATGGCAGAGCGCCCCGCGCAGATTCATAAACCGTCTTAG
- the CYB5 gene encoding Cytochrome b5, with the protein MSKEFTIEELSNYNTKKELFVAIRGYVYDVTAFLEDHPGGDEVLMDVAGQEATEAYDDAGHSEDADKTLDKFLIGGLNAPAGAGKTRNKGTVGSTQKSLQSLLLRTMFYLVAIFVGAGAFSYLKIYVGRS; encoded by the exons ATGTCGAAAGAATTCACCATCGAAGAGCTTTCAAATTACAATACGAAGAAGGAGCTGTTCGTAGCAATCAGGGGATACGTCTACGATGTCACTGCCTTTCTCGAGGATCATCC GGGCGGGGATGAGGTGTTGATGGACGTGGCAGGACAAGAAGCCACGGAGGCGTACGATGACGCTGGCCATTCAGAGGACGCAGACAAAACTCTCGACAAGTTTTTGATCGGCGGACTAAATGCTCcggctggtgctggcaaGACTAGAAACAAGGGTACCGTGGGTAGTACGCAGAAAAGCTTACAAAGTCTCCTTTTGAGGACCATGTTTTATCTGGTTGCTATTTTTGTGGGCGCAGGAGCGTTTTCGTACTTGAAAATATATGTAGGTCGAAGTTGA